Below is a window of Leifsonia sp. NPDC080035 DNA.
GCTACCTTCAGGAGCTCGGTGCGGAGACGGACGTCGTGCGCAACGACGACATCCCGGTCGAGGACCTTCCGGCCCGGCTGGCGGAGTACGACGCGGTCCTGATCTCCCCCGGACCGGGCAAGCCCGCGGACGCCGGCGTCTCCATCCCGGTGGTCGAGCGAGCGCTCGAGACGGGGCAGCCGCTCCTCGGTGTGTGCCTGGGGCACCAGGCCATCGCGGAGGCGTTCGGCGGTGTCGTGACCAACGCCGAGGAGCTCATGCACGGCAAGACCTCGCAGGTCGAGCACGACGAGAGCGCGCTGTTCGACGGCGTCCCGCAGCCGTTCACGGCGACGCGGTACCACTCGCTCGCGGTGGTGGACGGCACGATGCCGGAGGAGCTCGTCATCACGGCGCGTACGGGCGGCGGCGTCATCATGGCGCTGCAGCACCGGACGGCGCCGATCTACGGGGTGCAGTTCCACCCGGAGTCGGTGCTCACCGAGGGCGGCTACCGGATGCTCGGCAACTGGCTGGAGGCCGCCGGTCTCGCCGGCGCGGCCGAGGCGTCCCGTGCGCTCAACCCGCTCGTCAAGCTCGGCTGAGCGGCCGGCTCACCCGACCGGTGTCAACCGGAGCAGTAGGTGAGCTCGACCGTAGTGCCCTGAGGCACATCGCCCGGCACGACGGACTGGGTGTGGACCAGCGGCGCTCCCTTGTCCTGCGGACATGACGGGTCCGCCTTCGGAGCGGCCGTGAGCCCGAGCTGGGAGA
It encodes the following:
- a CDS encoding gamma-glutamyl-gamma-aminobutyrate hydrolase family protein (Members of this family of hydrolases with an active site Cys residue belong to MEROPS family C26.), producing MTRVLVIDNYDSFVYTLNGYLQELGAETDVVRNDDIPVEDLPARLAEYDAVLISPGPGKPADAGVSIPVVERALETGQPLLGVCLGHQAIAEAFGGVVTNAEELMHGKTSQVEHDESALFDGVPQPFTATRYHSLAVVDGTMPEELVITARTGGGVIMALQHRTAPIYGVQFHPESVLTEGGYRMLGNWLEAAGLAGAAEASRALNPLVKLG